The following proteins are encoded in a genomic region of Candidatus Kryptobacter tengchongensis:
- a CDS encoding phenylalanyl-tRNA synthetase beta subunit encodes MKVSHKWLKNYIELEAEPEEVKEKLTMLGLEVESVEYLGEKFKNFYVGEVLEVNKHPNADRLTVCKVSIGKDTLQIICGAPNVSSGQKVPVALVGAIIPRNQHDPEGKPFVLTRARIRGVESFGMICSEYELGLGDDKEGIMVLEPNAKVGQPLAEYFGLDDFVYDISITPNRPDCLSHIGIARELAVAFGLKLKKPEIKVVESDKKVTDYASVEIIDPLNCPRYTARVVLNVKVEPSPKWLQNYLQSVGLRPINNIVDITNFVLYEIGHPLHAFDYDKLAGHKIIVKCAEDGEVFITLDGKARTLRKDTLMICDAQKPVAIAGVMGGANSQITEETRNVLIESAYFNPISIRRTSKYLGLSTDASYRFERGADPEAVIWALNRAAQLMAEIAGGEVLRGIIDVYPVKIEPKVVSLRFSRLNSIIGLEIPRDEVIKILEGLEFEVLNLDEKGLTVKVPTFRPDVEREIDLIEEVARVYGYDKIPDKMQSIVHFSAEKIKIDFHNLVRGRLIGAGFKEVVTNSMLDQDKAGLFGENFVKVLNPLSKEMSALRTSLIPSALEVVKHNFGYGIRNLKFFEIGKVFRIAFDEDEKQKYVDNYVEEERLLILMTGVAEPVSYDLRERGFDIYDLKGEVEKLFRGLFLENYQFIYYSNNSELAEFEIGIEIAGKYAGKLFKASDDLLKKFDIEADIYIAEIDFELICKHSKIEERRYVELPRFPSVYRDLAFVVDEGVPVGEVEKAIREKAGEILKSIRLFDIYRGERIGEGKKSVAFSLEILSKEKTLTDEEVNELIKKVVNYVEQKLGAKLRAY; translated from the coding sequence GTGAAGGTTTCGCACAAATGGCTGAAAAATTACATTGAACTTGAAGCAGAACCTGAAGAGGTAAAAGAAAAACTTACAATGCTTGGACTTGAAGTTGAAAGCGTTGAGTATCTTGGGGAAAAATTTAAAAATTTTTATGTTGGGGAGGTTCTGGAAGTAAATAAGCATCCAAATGCTGATAGATTAACGGTTTGTAAAGTCAGCATCGGGAAAGATACACTTCAAATAATCTGCGGAGCCCCAAATGTATCATCGGGTCAGAAAGTTCCAGTTGCTCTTGTTGGTGCGATTATACCAAGAAATCAGCATGACCCCGAAGGAAAGCCGTTCGTTTTAACAAGAGCAAGGATTCGTGGAGTTGAATCATTTGGAATGATTTGTTCCGAATATGAACTTGGACTTGGGGATGATAAAGAAGGTATTATGGTCCTTGAACCAAATGCAAAAGTTGGACAACCACTTGCTGAGTATTTCGGGCTTGATGATTTTGTTTATGATATCAGTATAACTCCGAATCGCCCCGATTGTTTAAGTCATATTGGGATTGCCCGTGAGCTTGCGGTTGCTTTTGGCTTAAAACTCAAAAAACCAGAGATTAAGGTTGTTGAATCAGATAAAAAAGTTACAGATTACGCTTCCGTTGAGATCATTGATCCACTGAATTGTCCAAGATATACAGCCAGAGTTGTTTTAAATGTCAAGGTTGAACCATCTCCAAAATGGCTTCAAAATTATCTTCAATCTGTTGGTTTGCGACCGATAAATAACATTGTTGATATAACAAACTTTGTCCTTTATGAAATTGGGCATCCGCTTCATGCGTTTGATTATGATAAACTCGCTGGGCATAAAATTATTGTGAAGTGTGCTGAAGATGGTGAAGTTTTTATAACTCTTGATGGCAAGGCAAGGACATTGAGAAAAGATACTTTGATGATATGTGATGCCCAAAAACCTGTGGCAATTGCAGGTGTGATGGGTGGAGCAAATAGCCAAATCACGGAGGAAACAAGAAATGTTTTAATTGAAAGCGCTTATTTCAATCCTATAAGTATAAGAAGAACATCAAAATATCTTGGATTATCAACAGACGCATCTTATAGGTTTGAAAGAGGTGCTGACCCTGAGGCTGTGATCTGGGCTTTAAATCGTGCAGCTCAACTTATGGCTGAAATCGCAGGTGGTGAAGTTCTGCGAGGGATAATTGATGTTTACCCAGTTAAAATTGAACCAAAAGTTGTTAGTTTAAGATTTTCAAGATTGAATTCTATAATCGGGCTTGAAATACCTCGTGATGAAGTCATTAAAATCCTTGAGGGACTTGAATTTGAGGTTTTGAATCTTGATGAGAAAGGTTTAACAGTTAAAGTTCCAACATTTAGACCTGATGTTGAGCGGGAGATTGATCTTATTGAAGAGGTTGCAAGGGTTTATGGTTATGACAAAATTCCTGATAAAATGCAATCCATCGTTCATTTCTCAGCTGAAAAGATAAAAATTGATTTCCATAATCTTGTTCGTGGAAGGTTGATTGGCGCTGGATTTAAAGAAGTTGTAACAAACAGTATGCTTGATCAGGATAAGGCTGGACTTTTTGGTGAAAATTTTGTAAAAGTTTTAAATCCGTTGAGCAAGGAAATGTCAGCTTTGAGAACGAGTTTAATCCCAAGTGCGCTTGAGGTGGTTAAACATAACTTTGGATATGGTATAAGAAATTTGAAATTTTTTGAAATAGGGAAGGTTTTCAGGATCGCTTTTGATGAGGATGAAAAACAAAAATATGTTGACAATTATGTTGAGGAAGAAAGGCTTTTGATTCTGATGACTGGCGTGGCTGAGCCAGTTTCATATGATTTGAGAGAAAGAGGTTTTGATATTTATGACCTAAAGGGTGAGGTGGAAAAGTTGTTCAGAGGTCTTTTTCTTGAAAATTATCAGTTTATTTATTATTCTAATAATAGTGAGCTTGCGGAGTTTGAGATAGGCATTGAGATAGCTGGAAAATATGCAGGAAAGTTGTTTAAGGCAAGCGATGATCTCTTGAAAAAGTTTGATATTGAGGCGGATATATACATTGCTGAAATTGATTTTGAATTGATTTGCAAACATTCAAAAATTGAAGAGAGGCGATATGTAGAATTGCCGAGATTTCCAAGTGTTTATAGAGATCTTGCTTTTGTTGTTGATGAAGGAGTTCCAGTTGGAGAGGTTGAGAAAGCGATAAGGGAAAAAGCTGGTGAGATTTTGAAATCAATTCGTTTATTTGATATTTATAGAGGTGAAAGAATTGGAGAAGGTAAAAAGAGCGTTGCTTTTTCGCTTGAAATTCTTTCAAAAGAGAAAACATTGACGGATGAAGAAGTTAATGAGCTGATTAAGAAGGTTGTAAATTATGTTGAACAAAAACTTGGTGCTAAACTTAGAGCATATTGA
- a CDS encoding cell division protein ZapA produces MENNLDLSQSKVVKVKIFNTEYTLKVEDEDLAYKVAEYVDKVMNELHNKFPDQSILTIAILTALNIAEELFRERANRGYVESEIEDLLRGLSSRVDMILSI; encoded by the coding sequence ATGGAGAATAATTTGGATTTATCACAATCAAAAGTCGTAAAGGTAAAAATTTTTAACACTGAATATACCTTAAAAGTTGAAGATGAAGATCTTGCTTATAAAGTTGCGGAGTATGTTGATAAGGTGATGAATGAGTTGCATAACAAGTTTCCTGATCAGTCTATTTTGACGATTGCAATTTTGACTGCGTTGAACATTGCTGAGGAATTATTTCGTGAGCGGGCAAACAGAGGATATGTGGAAAGTGAGATAGAGGATTTGTTGCGTGGTTTGTCGTCAAGGGTAGATATGATATTAAGTATATGA
- a CDS encoding ribonucrease Y, whose translation MVVYIVISAAVLFAFFIGWFFHSKVEEKKIGTAEARAQKIIEDAEREANNIKKEKLLEVRDEWFRKKQEFEAEVNQIKQKLQSYEKQLLSKEEKLNERAEELNRREQELNKIQQKLEEQKKLLEIKQMEIEQIIEEQKIQLEKIAGLTRDEAKKILIDSMVSEAKAEAAKMIREIREQAKEEAKKEAQKIIVQAIQRTAADHSVETTVTVLHIPNDELKGRIIGREGRNIRAFEQLTGCDIIVDDTPEAVIISGFDPFRREVAKIALERLLADGRIHPARIEEVVEKVRQELEEEIFKVGENTLLELGIHNVHREIIRLVGKMKYRSSYGQNVLQHSIEVAYLAAIMASELGLDAHLAKRAGLFHDIGKVVDKQEGPHALIGYEILSRYGEHPIVVNAVGSHHEDIPMETPIAAIVQAADAISGARPGARRESVEGYVRRLQKLEEIAKSFEGVAKTYAIQAGREVRVIVEPDKIDDNLADQLSRDIAAKIQEEMEYPGQIKVTVIREVRAVAYAK comes from the coding sequence ATGGTTGTATACATAGTTATTTCAGCTGCTGTTTTGTTTGCGTTTTTCATAGGGTGGTTTTTTCATTCAAAAGTTGAGGAAAAGAAAATTGGAACCGCTGAAGCTCGGGCTCAAAAGATAATTGAAGATGCGGAGCGCGAAGCAAATAACATCAAGAAAGAAAAACTTCTTGAAGTAAGAGATGAATGGTTTAGGAAAAAACAAGAATTTGAAGCAGAAGTAAATCAAATAAAGCAAAAGCTTCAATCTTATGAAAAACAACTTCTTTCAAAGGAAGAGAAGCTAAACGAGCGAGCTGAGGAATTAAACCGAAGGGAGCAGGAATTAAATAAAATCCAACAAAAACTTGAGGAACAGAAAAAACTTTTAGAAATTAAACAGATGGAAATTGAGCAGATCATTGAGGAACAAAAAATTCAACTTGAAAAGATAGCAGGTTTAACCCGTGATGAGGCTAAAAAGATACTTATTGATAGTATGGTTTCAGAAGCAAAAGCTGAAGCAGCTAAGATGATTCGCGAGATTCGTGAACAAGCCAAGGAAGAGGCTAAAAAAGAGGCACAAAAAATTATAGTCCAAGCAATTCAAAGAACAGCAGCTGACCATTCGGTTGAAACAACTGTCACGGTTTTACACATTCCAAATGATGAATTAAAAGGGAGGATAATAGGAAGAGAGGGAAGAAACATTCGTGCTTTTGAGCAACTTACAGGATGTGATATAATTGTTGATGATACCCCAGAAGCCGTGATAATTTCTGGTTTTGATCCATTCAGAAGAGAGGTTGCGAAGATTGCGCTTGAAAGATTACTTGCCGATGGTAGAATTCATCCAGCAAGAATTGAGGAGGTAGTTGAAAAAGTTAGGCAGGAACTTGAAGAGGAGATCTTCAAGGTTGGTGAAAATACATTGCTTGAACTTGGAATTCACAATGTTCATCGCGAGATAATTCGGCTTGTTGGGAAGATGAAATACCGTTCAAGTTATGGTCAAAATGTTTTACAACATAGTATAGAAGTTGCTTATCTTGCAGCTATAATGGCGTCAGAGCTTGGTCTTGATGCACATCTGGCAAAGCGAGCAGGTTTGTTCCATGATATAGGTAAAGTTGTTGATAAACAAGAAGGACCACATGCTTTGATAGGTTATGAAATTTTAAGCAGATATGGAGAGCATCCTATTGTCGTTAACGCCGTTGGATCACATCATGAAGATATCCCGATGGAAACACCTATCGCAGCAATTGTTCAAGCAGCCGATGCGATAAGTGGAGCAAGACCTGGAGCAAGAAGAGAATCAGTTGAAGGTTATGTGAGGAGGTTGCAAAAACTTGAGGAAATTGCAAAGTCATTTGAAGGTGTTGCAAAAACATACGCAATTCAAGCTGGTCGCGAAGTGAGAGTTATAGTTGAACCTGACAAAATAGATGATAATCTCGCAGATCAACTTTCAAGAGACATCGCTGCAAAAATTCAAGAGGAGATGGAGTATCCAGGTCAAATAAAGGTTACGGTTATAAGAGAGGTTCGCGCAGTCGCTTATGCGAAATAA
- a CDS encoding dephospho-CoA kinase, translated as MQFKHGILTIGVTGGIGSGKTTVCRFFEELGAKVIYADDLAKRIMEEDENLKKKIKKIFGEEAYIGGKLNRKFIADIIFSDETKKSKLESLVHPAVIREIISEFKKIAREKSYDFVIVEAALIFESGFDSELDYIIVVDADEEVKIKRIMERDNCSREEVLNRMKMQMDPAKKRELADIFIQNDGDIETLRNRVKFLYSLFQKISKLTGDS; from the coding sequence TTGCAATTCAAACACGGTATACTGACTATAGGAGTTACGGGAGGAATTGGTTCAGGAAAAACAACTGTATGTAGGTTTTTTGAGGAACTTGGAGCAAAAGTTATCTATGCAGATGATCTCGCTAAAAGAATTATGGAAGAGGATGAAAATCTAAAGAAAAAAATTAAAAAAATCTTTGGTGAAGAGGCTTACATCGGGGGAAAACTTAACAGGAAATTTATAGCTGATATCATTTTCTCTGATGAAACAAAAAAAAGTAAACTTGAATCGCTTGTCCATCCCGCTGTCATAAGGGAAATCATATCGGAGTTTAAAAAAATTGCAAGGGAAAAAAGTTATGATTTTGTGATAGTTGAAGCTGCACTTATATTTGAATCTGGATTTGATAGCGAGCTTGATTATATCATTGTCGTTGATGCCGATGAAGAAGTGAAAATTAAAAGAATAATGGAGCGTGATAATTGTTCAAGGGAGGAAGTTCTAAATAGAATGAAAATGCAGATGGACCCTGCCAAAAAAAGGGAACTTGCGGATATATTCATACAAAATGATGGGGATATTGAGACATTGAGAAATAGAGTTAAGTTTCTCTATTCACTTTTTCAAAAAATTTCAAAATTAACTGGGGATAGTTGA